A stretch of Flexivirga aerilata DNA encodes these proteins:
- the rho gene encoding transcription termination factor Rho — protein MTETTELTATTNASAPSSRGSLSTMKLDELKQLAVTMGISGTSKMRKSDLLAAIRERGAEGGAASGGTSNGQTGTRRAPRRAGSGTTTPQERPAEQAAADASQPAQQAEPEQRQAESRQGESGQSESGQAESRSGRGGRSDKPADGEQADKQTEQVEKTDRSDKSDSGQGDRGRRDRNDPGDRNDRGNDRQGGNDRQGGDRQGGNDRQGGRHQGQNRQGGNDRQQGGNNDRQQGGGNDRNNDRWNDDGSGRGGRRRQRGRDRKRGRGRGDDFGDVDLAVREDDVLVPVAGIVDVLDNYAFIRTSGYLAGPNDVYVPLGMVKKNGMRKGDAVTGAIRALREGEQLPSRQKFNALVRVDTVNGMTPEKAKERVEFSKLTPLYPQERLRLEDDPKHITNRVIDLVAPIGKGQRGLIVAPAKAGKTLVMQAIANAITTNNPECHLMVVLVDERPEEVTDFERSVKGEVISSTFDRPASDHTEVAELAIERAKRLVELGQDVVVLLDGITRLGRAYNLAAPASGRIMSGGVDSAALYPPKKFFGAARNIENGGSLTILATALIESGSKMDEVIFEEFKGTGNWELRLSRQLAERRIFPAVDVNQSSTRREEILLGQDELKIMWKLRRVLAALDSQQGIELLLDRLKKTASNTEFLMQVQQTSSIKLDDED, from the coding sequence GTGACAGAAACCACCGAACTCACTGCGACGACCAACGCGTCCGCGCCGAGTTCCCGGGGCAGCCTCAGCACCATGAAGCTCGACGAGCTCAAGCAGCTCGCCGTCACCATGGGCATCAGCGGCACCTCGAAAATGCGTAAGAGCGACCTGCTCGCGGCGATTCGCGAGCGTGGCGCCGAAGGGGGAGCTGCGTCCGGGGGGACCAGCAACGGCCAGACCGGCACCCGTCGGGCGCCGCGTCGAGCCGGCTCCGGCACCACGACGCCGCAGGAGCGGCCGGCCGAGCAGGCCGCCGCGGACGCCTCGCAGCCTGCGCAGCAGGCCGAGCCCGAGCAGCGTCAGGCTGAGTCGCGTCAGGGCGAGTCCGGTCAGAGCGAGTCGGGTCAGGCCGAGTCGCGGTCCGGCCGCGGCGGCCGCTCCGACAAGCCGGCCGACGGCGAGCAGGCCGACAAGCAGACCGAGCAGGTCGAGAAGACCGACCGGTCCGACAAGTCTGACAGCGGCCAGGGCGACCGAGGCCGCCGTGACCGGAACGACCCCGGCGACCGCAACGACCGCGGCAATGACCGCCAGGGTGGCAATGACCGTCAGGGTGGCGACCGTCAGGGTGGCAACGACCGCCAGGGCGGCCGGCATCAGGGCCAGAACCGCCAGGGCGGTAACGACCGCCAGCAGGGCGGCAACAACGACCGCCAGCAGGGCGGCGGCAACGACCGCAATAACGACCGCTGGAACGACGACGGCAGCGGCCGCGGCGGCCGACGCCGTCAGCGCGGACGGGACCGCAAGCGCGGTCGCGGTCGCGGCGACGACTTCGGCGACGTCGACCTGGCGGTGCGCGAGGACGACGTCCTGGTGCCGGTCGCCGGCATCGTCGACGTGCTCGACAACTACGCGTTCATTCGCACCAGCGGATACCTCGCCGGCCCCAACGACGTCTACGTCCCGCTGGGCATGGTGAAGAAGAACGGCATGCGCAAGGGCGACGCGGTGACTGGCGCCATACGGGCCCTGCGCGAGGGTGAGCAGCTGCCGAGCCGGCAGAAGTTCAACGCCCTGGTGCGTGTCGACACCGTCAACGGGATGACCCCGGAGAAGGCCAAGGAGCGCGTCGAGTTCTCCAAGCTGACCCCGCTCTACCCGCAGGAGCGGCTGCGGCTGGAGGACGACCCGAAGCACATCACCAACCGGGTCATCGACCTGGTCGCGCCGATCGGCAAGGGCCAACGTGGCCTGATCGTCGCGCCCGCCAAGGCCGGTAAGACCCTGGTGATGCAGGCGATCGCCAACGCGATCACCACCAACAACCCCGAGTGCCACCTGATGGTCGTGCTCGTCGACGAGCGGCCGGAGGAAGTCACCGACTTCGAGCGCTCGGTCAAGGGTGAGGTCATCTCCTCGACCTTCGACCGTCCCGCCTCCGACCACACCGAGGTCGCCGAGCTGGCGATCGAGCGGGCCAAGCGCCTGGTCGAGCTCGGTCAGGACGTCGTGGTGCTGCTCGACGGCATCACCCGCCTCGGCCGCGCCTACAACCTGGCCGCGCCGGCCAGCGGGCGCATCATGTCCGGTGGTGTCGACTCGGCCGCGCTCTACCCGCCGAAGAAGTTCTTCGGTGCGGCCCGCAACATCGAGAACGGTGGCTCGCTCACCATCCTCGCGACCGCGCTCATCGAGTCCGGTTCGAAGATGGACGAGGTCATCTTCGAGGAGTTCAAGGGCACCGGCAACTGGGAGCTGCGCCTGTCGCGTCAGCTCGCCGAGCGCCGCATCTTCCCGGCGGTCGACGTCAACCAGTCGTCCACCCGCCGCGAGGAGATCCTGCTCGGCCAGGACGAGCTGAAGATCATGTGGAAGCTGCGCCGGGTGCTCGCCGCGCTCGACTCCCAGCAGGGCATCGAGCTGCTGCTCGACCGGTTGAAGAAGACCGCGTCGAACACCGAGTTCCTGATGCAGGTGCAGCAGACCAGCTCGATCAAGCTCGACGACGAGGACTGA
- a CDS encoding N-acetylmuramoyl-L-alanine amidase, with protein MTPPLSRRNFLAAALAVPLTAAAAPALAVDEQPLFATAGTKYGVPPAVLAAFSYGQTRWEDHAGRPSTGMGYGPMHLIDGAAAQALRDNAHGDAAPAVVDTLDQAATLTGIDKQQLRTDPGANIEGAAAVLSAAQRALGHPTGTGTDPATWYAAIATTCGFTTAATQLGFADDVIADLRAGVGKQASGARLQLAPARVGDVSGQRARFVERSAEAAKARQTAPIDAPKGLAVDWVPAPYEQTGPTPGDYGNHDLARRPKAPIINQIVIHDMEGTYEGSITLVEDPNYLAWNYSVRSSDGRIAQHLETKDVGWQAGNWYVNMHSIGIEHEGYAVAGPKWFSEAMYRTSARLVAHLAREYDIPLDRAHIIGHDQVPATTTAGIRGMHWDPGPFWDWEHYFELLGAPLDKGTFRNKRPQVGDAVRILPGFAGNEQVVTGCDTNNPPICVTNGPQPGTNFVTLRKQPDDNAPLVDDIGLHPDGSPSTTNPSDISARASAGTDWVVAAVEGDWTAIWYLGQQAWFSNPASSPTARVLKKARIATAAAGGTGAVPLYGRAYPEASAYADPTDVQAISPYSYVWGAGQAYVVVDEHVPTDYYKAKTFDINTPNDHIDIVGTTEYLMVSFGHRVMFVQAKDVQVR; from the coding sequence ATGACTCCTCCCCTCTCCCGCCGAAACTTCCTGGCCGCCGCCCTCGCGGTGCCGCTCACCGCGGCCGCCGCGCCGGCCCTCGCGGTGGACGAGCAACCTCTCTTCGCCACCGCCGGGACGAAGTACGGCGTGCCGCCCGCGGTGCTCGCCGCGTTCTCCTACGGGCAGACCCGCTGGGAGGATCACGCCGGGCGGCCGAGCACCGGCATGGGTTACGGCCCTATGCACCTGATCGACGGCGCGGCGGCCCAGGCACTGCGCGACAACGCGCACGGCGATGCCGCGCCTGCGGTGGTCGACACCCTCGACCAGGCGGCGACCCTCACCGGCATCGACAAGCAGCAGCTGCGCACCGACCCCGGCGCCAACATCGAGGGTGCGGCGGCGGTGCTGTCGGCCGCCCAGCGCGCCCTCGGCCACCCGACGGGAACCGGCACCGACCCCGCCACCTGGTATGCCGCGATCGCCACGACCTGCGGATTTACCACTGCCGCAACGCAACTCGGCTTCGCCGACGACGTCATCGCCGATCTGCGCGCGGGCGTCGGCAAGCAGGCGTCCGGTGCGAGGCTGCAACTGGCCCCCGCTCGGGTCGGCGACGTCAGCGGCCAGCGAGCGCGCTTCGTCGAGCGCTCTGCGGAGGCCGCCAAGGCGCGCCAGACCGCACCCATCGACGCCCCGAAGGGACTCGCGGTCGACTGGGTGCCTGCGCCATACGAACAGACGGGACCGACGCCCGGTGACTACGGCAACCACGACCTGGCCCGCCGCCCGAAGGCGCCGATCATCAACCAGATCGTGATCCACGACATGGAGGGCACCTACGAGGGCAGCATCACGCTGGTCGAGGACCCCAACTACCTCGCCTGGAACTACTCGGTGCGCTCCAGCGACGGCCGCATCGCCCAGCACCTGGAGACCAAGGACGTCGGCTGGCAGGCGGGCAACTGGTACGTCAACATGCACTCGATCGGCATCGAGCACGAGGGATACGCCGTCGCCGGGCCGAAGTGGTTCAGCGAGGCGATGTACCGCACCTCGGCACGCCTGGTCGCCCACCTCGCGCGTGAGTACGACATCCCGCTCGACCGGGCGCACATCATCGGCCACGACCAGGTGCCCGCGACGACGACCGCCGGGATCCGCGGGATGCACTGGGACCCGGGCCCCTTCTGGGACTGGGAGCACTACTTCGAGCTGCTCGGCGCGCCGCTCGACAAGGGCACCTTCCGCAACAAGCGGCCGCAGGTGGGCGACGCGGTGCGGATCCTGCCCGGCTTCGCCGGCAACGAGCAGGTGGTCACCGGCTGCGACACTAACAACCCGCCGATCTGCGTGACCAACGGCCCGCAGCCCGGCACCAACTTCGTCACCCTGCGCAAGCAGCCCGACGACAACGCGCCGCTGGTGGACGACATCGGGCTGCACCCGGACGGGTCGCCCTCGACCACCAATCCGTCGGACATCAGCGCCCGCGCGTCGGCCGGCACCGACTGGGTGGTCGCCGCCGTCGAGGGCGACTGGACCGCGATCTGGTATCTCGGGCAGCAGGCGTGGTTCAGCAACCCCGCCTCGTCGCCGACCGCCCGGGTGCTCAAGAAGGCCCGCATCGCGACCGCCGCGGCCGGCGGGACCGGTGCGGTGCCGCTCTACGGGCGGGCCTACCCGGAGGCTTCGGCATACGCGGATCCGACTGATGTGCAAGCGATTTCGCCATACAGCTATGTGTGGGGAGCGGGCCAGGCGTATGTCGTGGTCGACGAGCACGTGCCCACCGACTACTACAAGGCGAAGACCTTCGACATCAACACCCCGAACGACCACATCGACATCGTCGGCACGACCGAATACCTGATGGTCAGCTTCGGCCACCGGGTGATGTTCGTGCAGGCGAAGGACGTGCAGGTGCGCTGA
- a CDS encoding N-acetylmuramoyl-L-alanine amidase — protein MSPVSRRNFLVAALAVPLTAAATPALAVDEHDHFTAAAQEHAVPSAVLAAVSYGQTRWEDHAGAPSTSLGYGPMHLIDGAAAQAERDTARGETAPGVLDTLGQAASLTGIDKQRLRTDPASNIRGAAAVLAAAQRALRHPTGTDTDPATWYAAIASTCGFTSPDAQRSFADDVIADLRKGVGKEASGARLRLPTARVGDVTAQRAQWTAQVDAARAQLAAAAVDAPPGLVVDDVPAPYQRLSGGGYGNHDVARRPASPAITHIVIHDMEGSYASSVKLVQDPTYVAWNYSVRSSDGRIAQHLQAKDIGWHAGNWYINMHSIGIEHEGFAVAGPKWFSEAMYRTSAKLVAFLAAKYGVPLDRAHIIGHDQVPATTTAGLRGMHWDPGPFWDWEHYFELLGRPLTTGTSTAAPVIGDVVRILPGFAGNRQVLTGCDTNNPPICVTNGPQAGTNFVALHKLASDSSPLVDDIGAHPDGSASTTNPSDISARAAAGTDWVVAAVDGDWTAIWYLDQLAWFKNPKARPTARVVPAGRKARPRSGPIRLYGRAYPEASAYANSADVQAISPYSYVWGVGQEYAVVDERVPTDYYKTGGFDLTAPGTHVDVVGTTKYYLVNFGHRLMYVKAADVVVS, from the coding sequence ATGAGCCCGGTATCCCGCCGCAACTTCCTGGTCGCCGCCCTCGCTGTGCCGCTCACCGCGGCCGCCACGCCTGCCCTTGCCGTCGACGAGCACGACCACTTCACCGCTGCCGCGCAGGAGCACGCGGTGCCGTCCGCTGTGCTCGCGGCGGTGTCCTACGGCCAGACCCGCTGGGAGGACCACGCCGGCGCCCCCAGCACCAGCCTCGGCTACGGACCGATGCACCTGATCGACGGCGCGGCCGCACAGGCCGAGCGCGACACCGCCCGCGGCGAGACCGCACCCGGCGTGCTCGACACCCTCGGTCAGGCCGCGTCCCTCACCGGCATCGACAAGCAGCGGTTGCGCACCGACCCGGCCAGCAACATCCGGGGCGCGGCCGCCGTGCTGGCCGCGGCGCAACGCGCACTTCGCCACCCGACCGGCACGGACACCGACCCGGCGACCTGGTATGCCGCGATCGCCAGCACCTGCGGCTTCACCAGCCCGGACGCGCAGCGGTCGTTCGCCGACGACGTGATCGCCGACCTGCGCAAGGGCGTCGGCAAGGAGGCGTCGGGTGCCCGGCTGCGGCTCCCGACGGCCCGCGTCGGGGACGTGACCGCGCAGCGCGCGCAGTGGACCGCCCAGGTCGACGCGGCCCGCGCGCAGCTCGCGGCCGCGGCGGTCGACGCTCCGCCGGGGCTGGTCGTCGACGACGTGCCTGCGCCATACCAGCGGTTGAGCGGGGGTGGTTATGGCAACCACGACGTCGCCCGCCGGCCGGCGTCGCCCGCGATCACCCACATCGTGATCCACGACATGGAGGGCTCCTACGCCAGCAGCGTGAAGCTGGTGCAGGACCCGACGTATGTCGCGTGGAACTACTCGGTGCGCTCCAGCGACGGCCGCATCGCCCAGCATCTGCAGGCCAAGGACATCGGCTGGCACGCCGGCAACTGGTATATCAACATGCATTCGATCGGCATCGAGCACGAGGGCTTCGCGGTGGCCGGGCCGAAGTGGTTCAGCGAGGCGATGTACCGCACGTCGGCCAAGCTGGTCGCCTTCCTCGCCGCCAAATATGGTGTGCCGCTCGACCGGGCGCACATCATCGGTCACGACCAGGTGCCCGCGACGACCACCGCCGGGCTGCGCGGGATGCACTGGGACCCGGGCCCGTTCTGGGACTGGGAGCACTACTTCGAGCTGCTCGGCAGGCCGCTCACGACCGGCACCTCGACCGCCGCGCCGGTCATCGGGGACGTGGTGCGCATCCTGCCCGGCTTCGCCGGCAACCGTCAGGTGCTGACCGGCTGCGACACCAACAACCCGCCGATCTGCGTGACCAACGGCCCGCAGGCCGGCACCAACTTCGTCGCGCTGCACAAGCTCGCGAGCGACAGTTCGCCGCTGGTTGACGACATCGGCGCCCACCCCGACGGGTCCGCGTCGACCACCAACCCGTCCGACATCAGCGCCCGGGCGGCGGCCGGCACCGACTGGGTGGTCGCCGCCGTCGACGGCGACTGGACCGCGATCTGGTATCTCGACCAGCTCGCGTGGTTCAAGAACCCGAAGGCCCGGCCGACCGCGCGCGTCGTCCCGGCGGGGCGCAAGGCCCGGCCGCGGAGCGGGCCGATCAGGCTCTACGGCCGCGCCTATCCGGAGGCGTCGGCATACGCGAATTCTGCTGATGTGCAAGCGATTTCGCCATACAGCTATGTGTGGGGAGTCGGCCAGGAGTATGCCGTGGTCGACGAGCGTGTGCCGACCGACTACTACAAGACGGGCGGCTTCGACCTCACCGCGCCCGGCACGCACGTGGACGTGGTCGGCACCACGAAGTACTACCTGGTCAACTTCGGGCACCGGCTGATGTATGTGAAGGCGGCGGACGTGGTGGTGAGCTGA
- a CDS encoding LLM class flavin-dependent oxidoreductase, which yields MRFAYVVPMTTEREFVELAQLGEEHGWDAVFTWEAVFRHDAWATLAAAAVSTKRIRLGTLLTPVPRHRPWDLAARIGTVDRLSDGRVILGAGLGAPNANWLAFEPDEGRKVRAQKLDEGLDVVTGLLRGQPFSYDGTHFQVRPTEELLPPPPVQRPHPPVWVVGALVPGKERQPSLARAARFQGIFPAVAGVSEGSSGINPDFFADIVDRLRVLRADAGLPWEGYDVVLEADSYGEFLDLPGGPADWAQAGATWWVESWWSLPEGPDAVAELRRRIAAGPPRE from the coding sequence ATGAGATTCGCGTATGTCGTGCCGATGACGACCGAGCGCGAGTTCGTGGAGCTCGCGCAGCTCGGCGAGGAGCACGGCTGGGACGCCGTCTTCACCTGGGAGGCGGTCTTCCGACACGACGCCTGGGCGACGCTCGCGGCTGCGGCGGTGTCGACCAAGCGCATCCGGCTCGGCACCCTGCTGACCCCGGTGCCCCGGCACCGGCCGTGGGACCTCGCGGCGCGGATCGGCACGGTCGACCGGCTGAGCGACGGCCGGGTGATCCTCGGCGCCGGGCTGGGCGCGCCCAATGCCAACTGGCTGGCCTTCGAGCCCGACGAGGGGCGCAAGGTCCGCGCGCAGAAGCTCGACGAGGGGCTCGACGTGGTGACCGGGCTGCTGCGCGGGCAGCCGTTCTCGTATGACGGGACCCACTTCCAGGTGCGCCCGACCGAGGAACTACTGCCGCCTCCGCCGGTGCAGCGGCCGCACCCGCCGGTCTGGGTGGTCGGCGCGCTCGTGCCGGGCAAGGAGCGGCAGCCGTCGCTGGCCCGGGCCGCGCGTTTCCAGGGCATCTTTCCGGCGGTGGCCGGGGTCTCCGAGGGCTCGTCCGGGATCAACCCCGACTTCTTCGCCGACATCGTCGACCGGCTGCGCGTCCTGCGCGCCGACGCGGGTCTGCCGTGGGAGGGCTACGACGTGGTGCTCGAGGCCGACTCCTACGGCGAGTTCCTCGACCTGCCCGGCGGACCGGCCGACTGGGCGCAGGCCGGCGCGACCTGGTGGGTCGAGTCGTGGTGGTCGCTGCCGGAAGGGCCGGACGCCGTCGCCGAGCTGCGCCGCCGGATCGCGGCCGGGCCGCCCCGCGAGTGA
- the rpmE gene encoding 50S ribosomal protein L31: MKKDIHPAYGETVVTCTCGATFTTRSTAESGRISADVCSQCHPFYTGKQKILDTGGRVARFQERYGKKAAK, from the coding sequence ATGAAGAAGGACATTCACCCGGCTTACGGTGAAACCGTCGTGACCTGCACCTGTGGTGCGACCTTCACGACCCGCAGCACTGCCGAGTCCGGCCGCATCAGCGCCGACGTCTGCTCGCAGTGCCACCCGTTCTACACCGGCAAGCAGAAGATTCTGGACACCGGTGGTCGCGTGGCCCGCTTCCAGGAGCGCTACGGCAAGAAGGCCGCGAAGTAA